TAACCTTGTAGTGCATTTTTATAATATTACTTGTTAATTATAAGAAAATTACAATTATATTTGCGAAATAGAATTTGTTACACAGCCAAATCTAACATCTGATTCTCCGTCAACCTGTAATAAACCATGAGAATTATCCATCTATTACTCACCACCATCATCTTCTTCTCGTCTGCCCTTATATCAGAAGGACAGACCCACCGGCTGTTCTCCTCGGACAAAGACCTGTCAAGCAGCCTTATCAACGATGTATTTCAAGATTCCTATGGAATGATATGGATAGCCACTGAAGATGGGCTCAACAGATATGACGGAGCTAAATTCACTGTGTACCGACGCTGCAATGACAGGCCGAACGGACTTGCCCATAACTTCGTAAACTCTGTGTTTGAGGACAAGGACAGGAACCTTTTCATAGGCACACACAACGGCGCTCAGATGTATAACCGCGATGATGACACATTCTCGCCTCCGGCAGTTTTTGACAGCAACGGCAAAAGTCATACCGGAAACATCAAGTCATTCTTCCAGCGCGACAACGGAGAGATATGGATAGTGGGCAATATCACGGCCCCGATAAAATCGATTGAGAATGGCAAAATTAAGGTCAGGCATATCCCTGAGAGCAGAAAGCTGTTTGGCTTCAGCCATCAAGGCATAGAGGACAGTGCAGGCAACATATGGATCATAAAGGATGAGGCAGGGCTTTACCGTATAGACCGATCCGGCAAAATAAAACATTACTTCAGTAATCCTGACTCACCTGGGCTCGTATCTGTTGTCGAAAGCCCTGTATCAGGCTTGTTCTTCGGATCATATGACAAAGGACTGTTCCGCTACAATTACGATAAAGATTCATTCGAGCATATAGCCGACTGCCCAGGAGGCAGTATTATACGTGACCTATATGCCGACAAAAACGGCGACATATACATAGCCACCGACGGCAGAGGTCTGCTTAAATACTCTCGTGACACCCGAACTGTAAGCCAATTCTATGATGGGCTATGGTCGCTTGATGCAAGCGTGCAGAAAGTGCATAGTGTCACCAAGGACAATGACGGCAACATGTGGCTCGGCATATATCAGAAAGGAGTGGAGCTGGTATCCAACCACCTCAATGCATTCAATTATCTCGGAAGCCGATCGGCTGTCAACAATATCATAGGCAACAGTTGTGTCACAGCGATACACAAGACCGGCGACGGACGTCTGTGGATAGGTACCGACAACGACGGCATATACATAGTGGACAAAAACCGCCAATCATCAAAACACTTGTCAGGCAACGGCATTCCGGAAGTCGTGCTATCGCTGTTTGAGGACAGTGCCGGGCGTATATGGGTAGGCTCTATCAGAGGCGAGGCTGGATATGTGGACCAGACAACAGGAAAGTTCACCAGCATACCTATCTATGACATGAACGGAAAAAAAGTGGTGCGTATCTACAGTTACACCGAGGACAACAACGGCAACATATGGATCGCCACAATGGGATTCGGACTGTTCCGCCACAACGTCGCAACCGGACAGACGACACAATGGAACCACGGACGCAAACAGTCCATATACTATATAGATGCGATATACTTCTCTCAACAGTCAGGAGCATTATACCTCGGCACATACGACGGACTTGACATAATAGCCGACCCGACAAAAAACGAAGTAAAAAATTTCGAGGAAAAGAGCATTGTTTTTTCAATTCGTGAGGACAAGGCAGGAAACATATGGTTTGCCACCTCGGAAGGGCTCAAAATGCTTGATCCACTCACCGAACAGACCGTCACCTATACAATTGATAACGGACTCCCGGTCAACACAGTATATTCACTTGAAGCATGCCAGGATGACATCTGGGCATCGACAACCAAAGGTCTTGCCCGACTTAACCGAAAGACCGGAACAATCACCAATTACTATATAGAAAACGGTCTGCAAGCCAACGAATTCTACAAAAACTCCTCTCTTTGCGACGACGATACGTTATATTTCGGAGGCATAAACGGACTTAGCTACTTCAATCCCGATGCGGTGGTAAAGCCCGGCAGAAAGCTCAATGTACGAGTGACCGATCTGTATGTCAACGGCATACCTGTAAACCGCAATCCTAAATTAGGCTCTATAGTAAAAGGTCCGGTATATGCTACCACCCAAATAAAAATTCCGAGTCCGAAAACACCTGTAGCACTCGAATTTGCCACATGCGAACTTGGTAACACCCAAAGCGTGACATATATGTACTCACTTGACGGCAAACCATGGGTGAGCCTCCCGCGAGAAAGCCGAATTGTGAGCTTCAGCAATATCACTGCCGGACACCACACTCTCGATATGAAAGTGATAGACAACGGTATCGAATCCAACATCAGCAGAGTCGACCTGTACGTATCCCCTCTGTGGTACCAGTCAACATGTGCATACATCGTATACTCAATACTCATGGTTGTGATAGCATTCATGCTGTGGAGATTCATAAAAACCCGCAGCCATATGCGCAACCAAGCTCTTGAGCGGGAATATATGCGGCAAGTCAACGAGGCACGTATGCAATTCTTCATAAATGTGTCTCACGAGATCAGATCGCCGATGTCGCTAGTGATAGCTCCGCTACAAAAACTCATCTCACAGGAATCAGACACAACACGCCTGCGCTGCTACAACCTGATATACCGAAATGCCAAACGTGTGCTCCGACTGGTGAACGAGCTCATGGATATCCGAAAAATCGAAAAAGGACAGATGAACCTTATATACAAAGAGGTGCAGATTGTTCAGTTCATCGATGACATATATTACACCTATTCCGAAGCAATAGCAGCCAAAGGAATCAGCTTCTCATTCCATCATGAGGGGAATGATGGCCTTAAAGTGTGGATCGATACATCCAATTTTGATAAGGTGATAGTCAACCTGCTTTCCAATGCATTGAAATACACACCCTCAGGCGGAAGTATAAAAATATGGCTGTCTACTGTACGAAACGCCACTGGCAAGGAAATGGCACAGATCAGTGTCACCGATACAGGCTGCGGCATACCCGATAAGGAGAAGCCACACATATTTGAACGATTCTATCAGGTGATGAACAACAATGCCGGAGGCTCAGGCGTGGGTCTGAATCTCACGGAAGCACTTGTGAAACTCCACCATGGAGATATCGAAGTCACCGACAATCCTGAAGGTCAAGGATCATGCTTCACTGTACGCATTCCGCTCGGACTTCCGCCAGCCGACACCAACCATGTGATCGACAATAATATCAAGACCGACGGACACTCTCTCGAAACCACTCTCCTACCCGACCTGCCATCGGAAAACAATACTCAGCAACTTAACTCCACAAAAGGCACTATCTTCATTGCTGAGGATGACGCGGAGATAAGAAACTATCTTAAGAATGAACTTTCCACCCATTACAGAGTCATTGCTTTCGAGAACGGCAAACTGGCTTTTGACGAAATGTTCAGGCACAAACCCGACCTTGTGATCAGCGACCTTATGATGCCTGAAATGAACGGTCTGACACTCGCTCAGAAGATAAAACAGAATGTGAACCTCAACCATATTCCGGTGATACTCCTGACAGCCAAAGGGCGTGACGAGGATACTCTGGAAGGACTCAGAGCAGGTGCTGACGCATATATCTCTAAGCCGTTCAACATTGAGATACTACTGACCACAATAAACAACCTGATACTCGTGCGAAAAAACCTGCAAAACATCTATTCTGGAAATCAGGCACAGAAAGAGCATCTTGAAGAGATTGGGGTCATATCAACCAACGAAGCCCTACTCTCCAAGATAATGAAAGTGATAAACGCAAATATGGACAATGCCGATTTCACTGTGGAAGCTTTCGCTATAGAAGTAGGCATGAGCCGCGTGCATCTTCACAGAAAACTCAAGGAACTTACCAATCAGTCACCACGCGACTTCATACGCAACATGCGGCTGCAACAGGCATCCAGGCTACTGTCAGAAAACAAGTTGCCCATCTCGGAGGTAGCCTACATGGTAGGATTCAAAAATGCCAACCATTTCTCCGTTGCATTCAAAGAGCTATACGGCACCACGCCATCCGCCTACATGGACTCAAACTCAATAGAAGGGTCCTGACATTTTGCAATGAAAAGGATGCATCAGGTCCTCCCCACCCTAATCCATACGGTAAAAATTTGGATGCGAAACAGGCTCCTTTATACAAACGCCCCTGCCACAGTCCATGTGAAACCATGACTGTAGCAGGGGTAAAATATTTCAATCAGAAGTTTTATGACATCCTCTTCATCCTGTCATACAACTTCTCCTATTTGTTAAATCCGGATTCAGGGCATTCCTCATTGGTAATGTCGAGCTTAAATTTCATCATATCATCAAGATCATGCACAGGCCGTTCTATCCCATAAGATATCGGCATGCCTGAAAATGTCGCGAAGTATTGCAGACATGCATCCTTCCACCACACAGCATCACGCGACTGTATCCTGAGTTTGGACTGGACATCCCTGAAACGACGCGAATCGACATACGGCTCAGCCATATCCCACACACACTGAAATCTGCGGGCTTCAGATACTCCATGATCATAACGGTGACAGAGCTCGTCCCAGAGAGTGCGCCCACTGCGCATCTTATGCCCCCACGGCACATGATGGAACCATAACAGATACTCTTCAGGGCATGTGGAAACATCGCCATACAGCCGGCACAATGAATCGGGATACTGCGACACAGCATTGCTACCGGTTACACTGCGGTCAAAACCGATACCCTGCTTATCAGCACGGTGATAATATGACGGCAACCAGTCATGACGAGCACCCGGGACTTCACACCAAGGCTCCGGACCATAATGGTGCCCCCATGCAAATATATGATGCAGTCCGAGAGGCATCATATAATCCACAACAGCCTCCCTGCTGTCAAGCATCATCCCCTTGACAGGAGTTACAAAAGCACTGTCAGAACAGAATGTCTGTTTCAGCCATTCTTCAGCCACCTCGCCGGATGTCAAACCAGGATCCCAAGCCATACGGCCGAAAGCATACCAGTTGGACTGTCCGAAATGATGCCCGCACCAGTTTACATCATCACCGGTATTAGCGACTCCGGCTATCCCCTTGAGACTCGACGGCGGTACAAAATCAAAGAACTCCTTCCATAACGGAGCGAGATAGGCAAGATGATTGGAGAACCCGAGATACTCCTGGGTAAGCTGCATCTCCACCATTGTCGGGGTGTGCTCAAGTGACGTAAACAAGGGACTATATGGCTCACGAGGCTGGAAATCAATCGGGCCATTCTTTATCTGGACTATCACATTAGGTGCAAACTCTCCATCAAGTGGCTGAAACTCCAATGATGCCTGCTTGGCACGGTCACTGTCACTCGCACTATAGACAAAAGCACGCCACATCACTATGCCCCCATGACGAGCAAGCGCAGCGGCAAGCATATTGGCACCTTCGGCATGAGTACGACCATAATCACACGGTCCGGGCTGCCCTTCGGAATTAGCCTTTACCAGAAAACCGCCGAAATCTGGTATAAGCCCATATATCTCATCGACTTTATCTTTCCACCATCTGCCCACACCTTTGTCGAGAGGATCAGCTGTAGGCAGACAACCCACAACCATAGGCGATGCAAAATTCACCGATATGTAAGTCTTCACACCATAAGGACGGAGCTCATCGGCAATAGCTTTGACCTTTACAAGATTATCTTTAGTGAGAATGGTCGGTGAAGCATTCACATTATTGAGCACGGCACCATTTATGCCTACCGAGGCATTTGCCCTTGCATACTCACGATAACGCGGAGCCACGACCCCCGGAAGCTCATCCCAACGCCACAGGCTATGTCCGGCATAACCACGTTCAATACTCCCGTCAGGATTGTCCCAATGATTCAGGATACGCAAATCGAATGCAGGCATCTCACTCACATCGATATTCGACATGTCAGCTCCTGTATTCTGCATACGCAACAGATGATAGGCACCATACAACAACCCGGCATCTCCGGCTGACGTGATCTTAATCCCATTCTTGTCGGAAAAGATTCTGAAACTCTCCTTGCCGCCACCTTTTTTTAGCTCAAGCCTCACTGGTCCGCCTCGCCATCCGCCACGCAGTTCGGATAAGGCAATCTCTATCGATGGCGTCATAGAACCTCTGAACAGGACTTCGGCTCCGTTATATTTATCTCCACGAAGCCACAGACGTGAACCGTCCTCATCAGCAAGCTCACCGGCTACGGCACAGTTGAAGCCAAGCACCGAAGCGCATATCGCAAATGCGATCAAATAAAGACATTTCATTCTATTCATAGTAAAATTTAAAGCCTTAATAAAATAAAAAAAGCATAGACCGGGGATGAACTCCATGAGGTTGTCACACCCCGCTCTATGCTTAAAATAGTAACCTAACAAATCTTTTTACCTTTTTCTGCTTACCCTGCTGTTTTTTTCTTTTTTACCATTGAAATCTATATAAAGTCAGGTCATTTTTTATTCCTTATATAATCACCTATTATATCGTAAACTACTGGTTTGATCTTTCCTGCACGGTCTATGAATACCGGATAGTCAGTACGTCCCACTATCGGGAAATTGTTCTTCCATGATGACGCATCAGTGAGCCCCCATACGGTGAGACGGTCAAACACATCGGAATACTTGTCATACAGATTGAAAAAGTCTCTGACACGCTTATTCCATTCAAACTGCACCTCCTCCGGCACACCGTTGCGATAAGGGTTAAGGCGTTCATCATATTTGGCAGTATCCGATATATTGGCACTGGCATGAACAAACGGAAGTATGCTCACATCAAACTCTGTCGCCATCACATGCACACCCTCAGCTACAAATGCCAACAAGCTCTTCTCATATTCATCTATAGTAGGCTCATGAAGCCCGACATGCGACTGCATCCCAACAGCATCTATGCGCAGACCTCTCTTCTTGAGATCGCGTATCAGATTGACCACTGTGTTGCGCTTACCTTCCGCATCCATAGAGTAATCATTATAGTAGAGCTGTGCATCCGGATCAGCCTCATGAGCATACCGGAATGCCAACGGAATGAACTCAGCACCAAGAATCTTATAGAAATCAGAGTTGCGCCATGAGCCATCATTCTCAATTGCCTCGTTGACAACATCCCAGCCATGAATCTTACCTCTGTAACGCTGCATGACTGTAGTGATATGCTCCTTCATGCGACGCTTCAGGACTTCGGGAGAGACGAGATTGCCCTTTTCGTCATGACAGAACCAACGAGGACACTGAGAATGCCATATGAGGCAATGGCCTATGATCTTCATATTGTTCTTTACACCGAACTCTACAAACTTGTCAGCGTCAGTGAAATCATACACATCCTCCTCGGGGTGGATCTCAGCCGACTTCATACAGTTCTCGGCTACAATACAGTTGAAATTATCAGCAGCGAGCTTGCGTGCAGCCTCCGAATTTATATCGCGGACACCCAACGCCACACCTGCAAGATATTTTCCTTCAGTAGCCGATGCAAGTGAGGGCAGCTTGTTTGACGCTCCGTCATAATGGAAATAATCAACATCGATGTGGCCGCCTTTCTTCTTGGTGGCATAGTTGTATATCGCAAAGCGGCTACCCATAAAGAGCTTGCGGTAATCATACACCATCTTGAAATCCGGTCCTACTTTCTGCCATGAATCACCATCCATGCTGTAGTAGAATGTGGCTATATCCTTTCCGGGATTGAAATCACCGTCAATACGCAGATATACATTGTTTCCTTTAAGAGCTATCTTGCTGTAATCCTGCACTTCAACATCCGTAATATCCTTTTTGTCATCAAAATTAACGACCTCAGTTGTCATTACAAGATACTTCTTTTTGCCCTCACATACGATGTTGAGCAGACCGGAATGACCGTTAAATGCTCCAAAGCCGGCAACGTCGCCATCCTTCATACCTGAAATATCAATCTTGACGGAACCAGAGCAGGTAGGACCTGACATACGTTGGCTTATAGTATTGGGCGCAAAGTAGATATTCGGCACCACACGTGTGGTGTACAGACGCAGGCTTCCGGGAGCATCTTTCAGGCTCCAGCCCTTGTTGTCAGGCACATGATTCCACTGCCAGCAACTTGCAAGGGTCTTATTATCAAAATCATCACTTAATATCAGATTAGATTCCACAGCCTCATCGGAAGTCGGTTCTATAAGATAAGGAACTCTCCCTTCAGCATTACCGAGCATAGGCCATCCGTCACGCCACACACATGGCATCACAGTGAGAACACGCCCTACAGCACCTCTGTCCTGGAATATCATAGCACGCCAGCTTCCGTCAGGGCAATCAAATATACATCCCTGCCCTACATATGGGAATCCGGCATAATCTGACTCAAGAATCACCTTCTTTTCATACGGACCCTCAATGTTGTCGGCACGATAGCACACCTGACGACGCTTGCCGTTCTTCGGCCATGAAATCATGAGCAGGTAGTATTTGCCGTCATGCTTTATAGCACGGCTGCCTTCAAGCAGACCGGTCTCCGATTCGTCACGACTGAAGATGGTGGTATTGATTCCGCCCTCCTTCACTCCGGAGAGATCAGGCTCAAGCTCGCAAAGCTGTCCGGTTCCATAATATACATACACCCTGCCATCATCGTCAAACAGCAATGACGCATCATGAAAGTGCTGTGTACGGCTCACAAGAGTCCACTTTCCAGCCGGGTCATCAGCCGTATAGACATATGATTTGTATGGCTGGTCATTAGGAGAGAAAAGCACATAGAATTTTCCGTTATGATATCTGATGGATGTAGCCCATTGTCCGCGTCCATACACATTACCGTCAATAAGACGATATTTCGAATTATCGTCCAACGTGTCAAATACATAGCTTATGGTTTCCCAGTCAACAAGATTCTTCGATCTCATGACAGGGCATCCGGGCATCAGATGCATAGTAGTGCTTACCATATAATATGTGTCACCGACTCTGATCACATCCGGATCAGGGACATCCGCCCATATCACCGGATTCAGACGGGCTGAGTCATTCTTCGACCACGCCGGAGTGGTGTTCAGCAACCACGTCATAGCAACAAGAGTGAATATGCACTTGAGAATTTTCATGGAGTTTATTTTATTGGTTCATTTCGGTATGCAAAGTTATTCAGAGCTGATATATTTTTAAAAATAATTCTGAGTCATACTCATATATTATCGTAACATAACACTACTATCATGTAACATATTCGTTTCAATTCGTAATATCAAATACACACACCACTATAAATCAGCACACTACCTCATCGTACAAATTTATCTTACAATACAAGTATAAATCCATCTGAAACACTATCCTTTTGTACGGACTGCATAGTTTCCGTAAATTTGCATACACTCACCAATTGTCACATTCCTATGAGAAAATATGTCTATCCCAGAATCCTTTTAACTTTTATATGCGGCTTCGTCACACTGCATGCCGACAGCCATAACAACCATCCGCCAAAAATCACGTTCATAACACCATCCATCGTGAGAGTCCATTGGAGCATTGACAGCATTTTAGAGGACAACAACACCGGTATATGCGTGTACAAGCCGGAAAACGTTGATGTAAGGATCGTCAAGACCGACAGTTCCACATTATTCATGTCACCGGAACTGTCGGTGGAAATGATGGAAGACACATATAGCCTATCATTCAAGGATCATAAAGGTGTAACCACCATTTTGAGAGAGCGACACGACATGCCTCGTAACGGAGTATTGAATGTGACCGAACGCATTGTATATGACGAGAAATCCGCACGCATCGAGGATACAGCAAATGGCAAGGTGACAGTCAAGGACATAATAAGGAGGGACACCATAGGATATACCACGCGTTACATCAACCGATTCTGTTTCGATGATAAAGAAGCCCTCTATGGGCTCGGATCCCATATGGAGGACTACATGAACCTTAACGGAAAGACTCTTTATCTCACACAGCATAATCTGAAAGTGACAATCCCGGTACTGGTGTCGACCAAAGGCTATGGACTTATGTTTGATGCAGGATGTGCCATGAAATTTGACAACGGAACCTTTGAGCTTGATGCCGCCCGTTCACTTGACTACTATTTCATAAACGGAGGTTCCATTGACAATGTAGTGTCAGGATATCGCCATCTGACAGGTAAAGTGTCATTGCCCCCAAGATATGTGTTCGGCTACACACAATCAAAAGAGCGGTACACAAGCAGTGACGAGCTAATCGCCACTCTCTCCGAATACCGGCGACGGCACATACCCATCGATATGATAGTGCAGGACTGGAATTACTGGCCCGAAGGATGGGGATACATGAAGATGAACAGAAAGTACTATCCCGATCCCAAAGCTCTTGCCGACTCCGTACACAGGATGAATGCAAGACTCATGATAAGCATATGGCCCAATCCGCAATACTGCCCGCAGGAAAAGGATTTTCGTGAGAAAGGCTACATGCTTGATAACTCGGTATACGACGTGTTCAATCCTGACGCACGAAAACATTACTGGAAATATGCCAACGACGAATTTTTCTCCAACGGATTCGATGCATGGTGGTGCGACAGCAGCGAGCCTCTCGACGGCGACTGGAACAGAATGCCCGAGCCTAAGGACGGAATACCCTACAGATGGGGCGATCATGAAAGGAGGTGGTCGCTCAACAAGGATATCCTCAGCACAACTCTCGGAGCCGAGCGCAGCAGCCTATATTCTCTCTATCACTCAAAAGGCATATACGAGAACCAGCGAGCCACATCCACACGGAAGCGCGTTGTCAACCTCACCCGCTCAAGCTACGCCGGTCAACAAAGATACGGCACAATAGTATGGAACGGAGACACCCATGCCTCATGGGCGTCATTCAGACAACAGATCCCCGCCGGACTCAACTATATGGCTACAGGCAACCCATACTGGACGGTAGATGTAGGCTCTTTTTTCACCAAAAACGATGGCAGATGGTTCTACCTCGGAGAGTTCCCCGATGGTGTAAAGGACGATGCATACAAGGAATATTACACCCGCATGTTCCAGTGGGGGACATTCCTTCCCATGCTGCGCAGCCATGGGTCCGACACCCCTCGCGAAATATGGCGGTTCGGAGAGCCTGGAACAAGATTCTACGACGCAATACTCCGAATGATAAATCTGCGTTACACTCTCATCCCTTACATATACAGCATGGCGGCAAGGCAGACTCTGCACGATTACAC
The sequence above is drawn from the Duncaniella freteri genome and encodes:
- a CDS encoding two-component regulator propeller domain-containing protein is translated as MRIIHLLLTTIIFFSSALISEGQTHRLFSSDKDLSSSLINDVFQDSYGMIWIATEDGLNRYDGAKFTVYRRCNDRPNGLAHNFVNSVFEDKDRNLFIGTHNGAQMYNRDDDTFSPPAVFDSNGKSHTGNIKSFFQRDNGEIWIVGNITAPIKSIENGKIKVRHIPESRKLFGFSHQGIEDSAGNIWIIKDEAGLYRIDRSGKIKHYFSNPDSPGLVSVVESPVSGLFFGSYDKGLFRYNYDKDSFEHIADCPGGSIIRDLYADKNGDIYIATDGRGLLKYSRDTRTVSQFYDGLWSLDASVQKVHSVTKDNDGNMWLGIYQKGVELVSNHLNAFNYLGSRSAVNNIIGNSCVTAIHKTGDGRLWIGTDNDGIYIVDKNRQSSKHLSGNGIPEVVLSLFEDSAGRIWVGSIRGEAGYVDQTTGKFTSIPIYDMNGKKVVRIYSYTEDNNGNIWIATMGFGLFRHNVATGQTTQWNHGRKQSIYYIDAIYFSQQSGALYLGTYDGLDIIADPTKNEVKNFEEKSIVFSIREDKAGNIWFATSEGLKMLDPLTEQTVTYTIDNGLPVNTVYSLEACQDDIWASTTKGLARLNRKTGTITNYYIENGLQANEFYKNSSLCDDDTLYFGGINGLSYFNPDAVVKPGRKLNVRVTDLYVNGIPVNRNPKLGSIVKGPVYATTQIKIPSPKTPVALEFATCELGNTQSVTYMYSLDGKPWVSLPRESRIVSFSNITAGHHTLDMKVIDNGIESNISRVDLYVSPLWYQSTCAYIVYSILMVVIAFMLWRFIKTRSHMRNQALEREYMRQVNEARMQFFINVSHEIRSPMSLVIAPLQKLISQESDTTRLRCYNLIYRNAKRVLRLVNELMDIRKIEKGQMNLIYKEVQIVQFIDDIYYTYSEAIAAKGISFSFHHEGNDGLKVWIDTSNFDKVIVNLLSNALKYTPSGGSIKIWLSTVRNATGKEMAQISVTDTGCGIPDKEKPHIFERFYQVMNNNAGGSGVGLNLTEALVKLHHGDIEVTDNPEGQGSCFTVRIPLGLPPADTNHVIDNNIKTDGHSLETTLLPDLPSENNTQQLNSTKGTIFIAEDDAEIRNYLKNELSTHYRVIAFENGKLAFDEMFRHKPDLVISDLMMPEMNGLTLAQKIKQNVNLNHIPVILLTAKGRDEDTLEGLRAGADAYISKPFNIEILLTTINNLILVRKNLQNIYSGNQAQKEHLEEIGVISTNEALLSKIMKVINANMDNADFTVEAFAIEVGMSRVHLHRKLKELTNQSPRDFIRNMRLQQASRLLSENKLPISEVAYMVGFKNANHFSVAFKELYGTTPSAYMDSNSIEGS
- a CDS encoding alpha-glucuronidase yields the protein MKCLYLIAFAICASVLGFNCAVAGELADEDGSRLWLRGDKYNGAEVLFRGSMTPSIEIALSELRGGWRGGPVRLELKKGGGKESFRIFSDKNGIKITSAGDAGLLYGAYHLLRMQNTGADMSNIDVSEMPAFDLRILNHWDNPDGSIERGYAGHSLWRWDELPGVVAPRYREYARANASVGINGAVLNNVNASPTILTKDNLVKVKAIADELRPYGVKTYISVNFASPMVVGCLPTADPLDKGVGRWWKDKVDEIYGLIPDFGGFLVKANSEGQPGPCDYGRTHAEGANMLAAALARHGGIVMWRAFVYSASDSDRAKQASLEFQPLDGEFAPNVIVQIKNGPIDFQPREPYSPLFTSLEHTPTMVEMQLTQEYLGFSNHLAYLAPLWKEFFDFVPPSSLKGIAGVANTGDDVNWCGHHFGQSNWYAFGRMAWDPGLTSGEVAEEWLKQTFCSDSAFVTPVKGMMLDSREAVVDYMMPLGLHHIFAWGHHYGPEPWCEVPGARHDWLPSYYHRADKQGIGFDRSVTGSNAVSQYPDSLCRLYGDVSTCPEEYLLWFHHVPWGHKMRSGRTLWDELCHRYDHGVSEARRFQCVWDMAEPYVDSRRFRDVQSKLRIQSRDAVWWKDACLQYFATFSGMPISYGIERPVHDLDDMMKFKLDITNEECPESGFNK
- a CDS encoding endo-1,4-beta-xylanase: MDVDYFHYDGASNKLPSLASATEGKYLAGVALGVRDINSEAARKLAADNFNCIVAENCMKSAEIHPEEDVYDFTDADKFVEFGVKNNMKIIGHCLIWHSQCPRWFCHDEKGNLVSPEVLKRRMKEHITTVMQRYRGKIHGWDVVNEAIENDGSWRNSDFYKILGAEFIPLAFRYAHEADPDAQLYYNDYSMDAEGKRNTVVNLIRDLKKRGLRIDAVGMQSHVGLHEPTIDEYEKSLLAFVAEGVHVMATEFDVSILPFVHASANISDTAKYDERLNPYRNGVPEEVQFEWNKRVRDFFNLYDKYSDVFDRLTVWGLTDASSWKNNFPIVGRTDYPVFIDRAGKIKPVVYDIIGDYIRNKK
- a CDS encoding TIM-barrel domain-containing protein codes for the protein MRKYVYPRILLTFICGFVTLHADSHNNHPPKITFITPSIVRVHWSIDSILEDNNTGICVYKPENVDVRIVKTDSSTLFMSPELSVEMMEDTYSLSFKDHKGVTTILRERHDMPRNGVLNVTERIVYDEKSARIEDTANGKVTVKDIIRRDTIGYTTRYINRFCFDDKEALYGLGSHMEDYMNLNGKTLYLTQHNLKVTIPVLVSTKGYGLMFDAGCAMKFDNGTFELDAARSLDYYFINGGSIDNVVSGYRHLTGKVSLPPRYVFGYTQSKERYTSSDELIATLSEYRRRHIPIDMIVQDWNYWPEGWGYMKMNRKYYPDPKALADSVHRMNARLMISIWPNPQYCPQEKDFREKGYMLDNSVYDVFNPDARKHYWKYANDEFFSNGFDAWWCDSSEPLDGDWNRMPEPKDGIPYRWGDHERRWSLNKDILSTTLGAERSSLYSLYHSKGIYENQRATSTRKRVVNLTRSSYAGQQRYGTIVWNGDTHASWASFRQQIPAGLNYMATGNPYWTVDVGSFFTKNDGRWFYLGEFPDGVKDDAYKEYYTRMFQWGTFLPMLRSHGSDTPREIWRFGEPGTRFYDAILRMINLRYTLIPYIYSMAARQTLHDYTMARLLAFDFPDDPNVFDIKDQYMFGNIMVCPVTVPEAKSRKVYLPHSSSSEKWTDYWSGTVYEGGGWIDIETPIDRLPLFVRGGSLIPTAQPTEYADAQIGSPITINVYPGRDSEFEFYEDEGDNYNYESGSYTTIRISWNDRKRILTLNAQKGSYPGMPTSRKITIKTPWGERSVNYNGKKTSIRI